The Plasmodium berghei ANKA genome assembly, contig: PbANKA_00_3, whole genome shotgun sequence genomic interval atattagattaatcattattaatttttaaacattataattttgagttataaataaattatattttaaaacagttaaaaaataaatatataaataaaatttaatgctATATTTTGCTATAATACTTATAAACAACCtggtatataaaattaacgttatttttctaatatatataatattgtatcGATGACTAAAACTGaaatatgttaaaattGGGGAACATatagaattatatattaatgcaaattatatagaaaaagtATGTAATGATTAATTTTaactaataatatttttattaggttattatatatatataaaatcacaaatatataatttaaatatattgttattacaaaataatatatatgttctAAAATGTTATACTTTAAAACAATGAAACAAGTAAATTACTAATTGGTTTAAAGTATCCCTATTGACTGCATTAATTATCGCATTGTACTATACAGTGATATAGCAGtagcaataataatagtaataaaaatatataaacgtATTAAATACGAACAAACCATTAAGTTCATCTGATTCGAATACgttgatatatattaattatatatattattaaacttataatcatattaaaattgtatggatatatgataaaatgaaatattataacatttatttaagTATGCATTAATGCGATAATATTAGAATTAACACTAccaagaaaataatattaataattatagtcttcttaaaaatatagtttttcatcataaaaccaaatatagtttattataaaatataaaagcaaactatatatttagaaaaataatagttctaagttatttttaatgattaattttaatatatacatgcatTGAAAGTTTTAATggtagaaaatataaaatataattaaactatgtagaataaataaatgttatataGCTATATCATTGTcttaaaaaagtataattCCCTTATATACCCTATctaaaatgtaaatataacaatttaatTACGCATGgttttctattatattttaaaatttgcatCAATacttattaattttttaatatttaatatctaataattattattattttaaaaactaTTTGCATTCAAAGGTTTATTTAAGCttataaataacataataaatacgATTTCAGCGCTAATTTTCGTTTTAAACCGTGGAAAATATgtgcaaaatatattataaaatcactcaataaagaataattttaaattaaatatgtaggaataaaaataatgttatcgaacttattaaaatatattatgaatttatctatattaaataaaaataatattaaaattatgcatataaattaaaaaagggaaCAATGCaacttattttataaatgttacaaatttagaaaagtctatattatatattataagaaGCAAGTATATAagtatttaatatattttaaaaaataaccatttatatacttttaaggattatagtaataatatatttcttaattgtttcgattttttcaatatattatttttggagcatcatttattaaaacaaaagatataacgtatattttctatattaaaGCATATGTATAAGAAGATATATCCTAATTTCATTACAATGTTACTTTaagttttataataatgctCATAAGAGTGTTATTGAGGATAACAATTTATGcaaaattgtattatatatacatataataaatgtattaaaCCCCCCAAAAACAAGGAAATTTAACTaccataaaaaaaatataatattcttatagtaaaatattatattattattccatattaattttaaattgaaattaataataataaaaatatttttatctacAAATAATTGTTGTATATAGGGATAAATAATTGTATTACCTAttttagtatatatataacatgaATCCCCCTTAACATAGagattataaaatatattccatCATAATGAATGATACTCTAGTatgtacatttttttatattatatttcctATAAACTTCATTAAgctttattttaaaaacattttcttaatacatatttttaccatttttttttaaatggtTTCTTAGTGTTTaaaatttgattttttgAGGTATTATTTACCTGCTGAATTAGGCGGAACCGCaaattttgaatttaaacaaattacAAATTTCAATAAGTACTGCCCTAGTGAAAACTGCAATACTGATCTcgaaaaaattacaattgGATTTTTATGGTTACTTGAACAATATTTTACTATATCCAAAGATACAGATgattataatgaaaataatacaaatgcattttttctatatattatttcatgGTTAAGTTACCAATTAAAGCAAAATTCAGAGCACAATACCACCACAATAAACGATTTTTATACTAAAcatgtaaaaaatagtggtaaatatagtaaatttataaatgattCCAGTATTTGTGCAAATCTTAAGGAAATCATAGATAAACAAAAAGATTTGTTCAATATTGATATTGAAGATCTGtctaaattttatgatgcattcaaattattatgtaaTATTTATGGCAATGTTGCAAAGAATGAAAAAAGCGGCACCCTGTCAAATAATGCGAATAATTTTGTTGAGAAATATACAGATCTCAACGATTACTATAATGTTGAAAATACCCCTCATAGTCAAATATTGTCTGTTTTATTAActgattataataaattaaaaactgATAAATCTGGTAAAATTGATAATTCTAAACAATTCCCAATTCTTCCAACAGAAAAAGCAACAAAACCATTTTCACGAAGTTCACGAAGTTCATCTATAAAAATTTCAGTAATCCCAATGacatttcttttttttgcattacTTATCTATTTAGGAATTACGTATAAGGTAATTAACAAatcaaatgaaaatataatatttaaaatatatatcatcactacaaaattaacaattgttttttactatttttatattagcATTCATTATTTGACTTTCGGAAAAGGCTTCAAAGACTCAATTTAagaatcaaaaaaataaagaggaaaataaatcattaatatattattcagATGACAtcaattaatataattaagaGATGTCATATTTGGGGATAGTTAGTTTTTGctgaaaattatttggtttataagaataattaaataatataatcaataatatataatgttatatatgtatagttataatatttttatactgattttgtataatttttaaaccGTTTTTATGTTATGGGTCAGGGTTATGTTTGTGGGCCCTATATTTGGGTTAGGGCTAAGtattatattgtatttaattttgagtaatttgataatatttattagtttaagtatttgttttaaatatgtataggATAATTTGTAGTTTTTAAGATTTATATTAAGTCTAAATATGTAAGAGAAAAAATGAGGATGAAGATAAACGAATaaagtaatatattttgataaattataaGAATTGGATTTTGTGTTAATATAACTTAATGGTAAATGTGTTGAATAATTTa includes:
- a CDS encoding BIR protein; the protein is MNDTLCLKFDFLRYYLPAELGGTANFEFKQITNFNKYCPSENCNTDLEKITIGFLWLLEQYFTISKDTDDYNENNTNAFFLYIISWLSYQLKQNSEHNTTTINDFYTKHVKNSGKYSKFINDSSICANLKEIIDKQKDLFNIDIEDLSKFYDAFKLLCNIYGNVAKNEKSGTLSNNANNFVEKYTDLNDYYNVENTPHSQILSVLLTDYNKLKTDKSGKIDNSKQFPILPTEKATKPFSRSSRSSSIKISVIPMTFLFFALLIYLGITYKHSLFDFRKRLQRLNLRIKKIKRKINH